A stretch of Metabacillus sp. FJAT-52054 DNA encodes these proteins:
- the spoVS gene encoding stage V sporulation protein SpoVS, whose translation MEILKVSAKSNPNSVAGALAGVLRERGGAEIQAIGAGALNQAVKAVAIARGFVAPSGVDLICIPAFTDILIDGEERTAIKLIVEPR comes from the coding sequence ATGGAAATATTAAAAGTTTCAGCTAAGTCTAATCCTAATTCCGTAGCTGGAGCGCTTGCCGGAGTATTGCGTGAACGCGGAGGCGCTGAGATTCAAGCCATCGGAGCGGGAGCGCTTAATCAGGCGGTAAAAGCCGTAGCAATTGCCAGAGGTTTTGTAGCCCCGAGTGGAGTTGATTTAATTTGTATTCCGGCTTTTACAGATATTTTGATTGATGGCGAAGAACGGACTGCCATTAAATTAATTGTAGAACCGCGCTGA
- a CDS encoding membrane dipeptidase, with the protein MKIFDAHCDMLLKLWLDPSINPWDGSGLHTNLKKLTEFHAKIQCLAIYIPPTLPADQQFGAALAQIRILNELILKSYPQFKLLTSKEQIDNLKNAEIGIILSLEGCDCIGNQLDRVSLLQEHGVRIYNLTWNYANLFADGALEKRDAGLSLLGKSLVYSLNKQKAWIDVSHLGERSFWDVMEAGEHVAATHSNAYTLRPHPRNLRDSQIMALIKRDAPIGITFVPDFIGENPSISLLLHHLEHICSLGGEKNAGLGSDFDGISDTVPGLSGYEQYDNLLNEIYKRYPANVARGIAFHNFASRIPF; encoded by the coding sequence ATGAAAATTTTTGATGCGCATTGCGACATGCTGCTGAAGCTTTGGCTTGACCCTTCAATCAATCCTTGGGATGGCAGCGGACTTCATACAAATCTGAAAAAACTTACCGAATTCCACGCAAAAATTCAATGTCTTGCTATCTATATACCTCCGACTCTGCCCGCTGATCAGCAGTTTGGGGCAGCATTGGCTCAAATCCGCATTCTGAACGAATTGATTTTAAAGTCATATCCGCAATTTAAGCTTTTAACTTCAAAGGAGCAAATAGACAACCTTAAAAACGCTGAAATTGGCATCATCCTCTCATTGGAGGGCTGCGACTGTATTGGAAATCAGCTGGACCGGGTTTCCTTGCTGCAGGAGCATGGGGTCAGAATTTATAATCTAACCTGGAATTATGCTAACCTTTTTGCCGACGGGGCTCTTGAAAAGCGAGACGCCGGGCTAAGCCTGCTCGGAAAATCACTCGTTTACTCCTTAAATAAGCAAAAAGCGTGGATTGATGTTTCTCATTTAGGTGAACGAAGCTTTTGGGACGTTATGGAAGCTGGGGAGCATGTCGCCGCGACCCATTCGAATGCGTATACACTGCGGCCTCATCCGAGAAATTTGCGGGACAGCCAGATCATGGCACTCATCAAGCGGGATGCTCCAATTGGAATTACCTTCGTTCCGGATTTTATAGGTGAAAATCCAAGCATCAGCCTGCTGCTGCATCATTTGGAACACATTTGCTCTTTAGGCGGGGAGAAGAACGCTGGACTGGGATCAGACTTTGATGGAATAAGTGATACCGTTCCAGGCCTTAGCGGATATGAGCAGTATGATAACCTGCTGAATGAAATATACAAGCGATATCCCGCTAATGTGGCGAGAGGAATTGCTTTTCATAACTTTGCGAGCAGAATTCCTTTTTAA
- a CDS encoding 2-oxoacid:acceptor oxidoreductase subunit alpha, with protein sequence MMKQLSWKVGGQQGEGIESTGEVFSIALNRLGYYLYGYRHFSSRIKGGHTNNKIRVSTTQVRAISDELDILVAFDQETIDVNFSELRKGGIVLADTKFSPVIPDEDSVTLYAIPFTELAAELGTSLMKNMVAIGATSTILDLSPDDFYEVVEETYGRKGQKIVEMNMNAIQKGASFLKQELQYNRTDLYLEKTDRKKRMFMIGNDAIALGALAGGARFMAAYPITPASEIMEYLIKKLPAYGGAVIQTEDEIAACTMSIGANYAGARTFTASAGPGLSLMMEAIGLSGITETPLVIVDTQRGGPSTGLPTKQEQSDLMAMIYGTHGEIPKIVMAPSTVQEAFYDTVEAFNLAEEYQCPVIILSDLQLSLGKQSVEPLEFDQVQIRRGALANENSLPEGDGKGYFKRYEVTESGISPRVLPGMKNALHHVTGVEHDETGKPSEVASNRQVQMDKRLRKMEGLLFPNPIHKQIKHAEADVLLVGFNSTRGVIEEVMERLEAEGIRANHAHIRLIHPFPANELRSLTASAKKVLVIENNATGQLANIIKMNTGCAEKLASVLKYDGNPFLPNEVYFKCKELI encoded by the coding sequence ATGATGAAGCAGCTTTCATGGAAAGTAGGCGGACAGCAGGGGGAAGGAATTGAATCAACAGGTGAGGTTTTTTCCATTGCATTGAATCGGCTCGGCTATTATCTATATGGCTACCGGCATTTTTCATCACGCATAAAAGGCGGCCACACGAACAATAAAATAAGGGTCAGCACAACTCAGGTACGGGCGATTTCAGACGAGCTCGATATATTGGTAGCTTTTGATCAGGAAACAATTGATGTGAATTTCAGTGAGCTAAGAAAAGGCGGCATCGTATTAGCTGATACTAAATTCAGTCCGGTAATCCCAGATGAGGATTCCGTTACCCTTTATGCAATTCCTTTTACGGAACTTGCGGCTGAACTCGGCACATCATTGATGAAAAATATGGTCGCCATTGGAGCAACGAGCACCATCCTTGATTTAAGTCCGGATGACTTTTATGAAGTGGTGGAGGAAACGTATGGGCGCAAAGGCCAGAAAATCGTTGAAATGAATATGAACGCCATTCAAAAAGGAGCTTCCTTCTTAAAGCAGGAACTGCAGTATAATCGTACCGATCTTTATCTTGAAAAGACAGACCGGAAAAAAAGGATGTTTATGATTGGCAACGATGCGATTGCCCTTGGTGCTCTTGCCGGCGGAGCTCGTTTTATGGCTGCTTATCCCATTACGCCAGCATCCGAAATCATGGAGTATTTAATAAAAAAGCTCCCCGCATACGGCGGAGCAGTCATCCAGACAGAAGATGAGATTGCTGCCTGTACGATGTCAATTGGGGCAAATTATGCAGGCGCGCGTACGTTTACAGCTTCAGCTGGTCCAGGGTTATCTCTGATGATGGAAGCCATCGGATTATCGGGGATTACCGAAACCCCGTTAGTGATTGTGGATACGCAAAGAGGAGGACCAAGTACCGGACTTCCTACAAAGCAGGAGCAGTCTGATTTAATGGCGATGATTTATGGAACACACGGGGAGATTCCAAAAATCGTTATGGCGCCAAGTACGGTACAGGAAGCTTTTTACGATACAGTAGAAGCATTTAATTTGGCCGAAGAATATCAGTGTCCAGTCATCATCCTGTCCGATCTGCAGCTCTCACTCGGCAAACAGTCCGTTGAGCCGCTTGAATTTGATCAGGTTCAAATAAGAAGGGGTGCCCTTGCAAATGAAAACAGCCTTCCTGAGGGTGATGGAAAAGGCTACTTTAAAAGATATGAAGTTACAGAGTCCGGTATTTCACCAAGAGTCCTGCCAGGCATGAAGAATGCCCTGCACCACGTTACAGGTGTTGAACACGATGAAACGGGAAAACCATCGGAAGTGGCATCTAACAGGCAGGTCCAAATGGATAAACGCCTTCGTAAAATGGAAGGCCTGCTTTTCCCAAACCCTATTCATAAACAGATCAAGCATGCCGAGGCGGATGTTCTGCTAGTAGGCTTTAATTCGACAAGGGGAGTCATCGAGGAAGTGATGGAGCGCCTTGAAGCGGAAGGCATCCGAGCCAATCACGCACATATACGCCTGATTCATCCTTTCCCTGCCAATGAGCTTCGTTCTTTGACTGCATCTGCAAAAAAAGTACTAGTCATCGAAAACAATGCGACCGGACAGCTTGCCAATATTATTAAAATGAACACGGGCTGCGCTGAAAAATTGGCGTCTGTCTTAAAATACGACGGCAATCCATTTCTTCCTAATGAAGTGTATTTCAAATGCAAGGAGCTGATCTAA
- a CDS encoding 2-oxoacid:ferredoxin oxidoreductase subunit beta — MATFKDFRNDVKPNWCPGCGDFSVQAAIQRAAANTGLEPDQLAVVSGIGCSGRISGYINSFGFHGIHGRSLPIAQGVKMANRDLTVIASGGDGDGFAIGMGHTIHAIRRNIDITYIVMDNQIYGLTKGQTSPRSEAGFVTKSTPQGSVESALSVIELALTAGATFVAQSFSTDLKDLTALIEQGIQHKGFSFINVFSPCVTYNKVNTYDWFKENLTKLNTVENYDPSNRISAMQTVMEYNGLVTGLIYQDKNKASYQEMIHGYSKQPLSKADLEISEAQFEQLTAEFM; from the coding sequence ATGGCAACCTTTAAGGATTTTCGAAATGATGTAAAACCAAACTGGTGCCCGGGCTGCGGAGATTTTTCTGTACAGGCTGCTATACAGAGGGCGGCAGCTAATACCGGCCTTGAGCCGGATCAGCTGGCAGTTGTATCGGGAATTGGATGTTCTGGGCGGATTTCCGGTTATATCAATTCGTTTGGTTTTCATGGAATCCATGGGCGTTCCCTTCCAATTGCCCAGGGGGTCAAAATGGCGAACCGCGATTTGACTGTTATTGCTTCCGGAGGAGACGGAGATGGTTTTGCCATCGGGATGGGACATACCATTCATGCCATTCGCAGAAACATCGATATTACCTATATTGTGATGGATAATCAGATTTACGGTCTGACAAAGGGACAGACCTCTCCCCGAAGCGAAGCTGGCTTCGTTACGAAAAGCACTCCCCAGGGATCCGTTGAATCGGCGCTCTCTGTAATAGAGCTTGCTCTTACGGCCGGGGCAACATTCGTAGCACAGAGTTTTTCAACTGATTTGAAAGACTTAACCGCGCTGATTGAACAGGGAATACAGCATAAAGGATTCTCATTCATTAATGTGTTCAGCCCATGCGTCACCTACAATAAAGTGAACACGTATGATTGGTTTAAAGAAAACTTAACAAAATTGAACACAGTCGAAAATTATGATCCTTCAAATCGAATTTCTGCCATGCAGACGGTTATGGAGTACAACGGTCTCGTTACCGGGCTGATTTATCAGGATAAGAACAAAGCCTCTTACCAGGAGATGATTCACGGTTACAGTAAGCAGCCGCTCTCCAAAGCTGATTTAGAAATAAGCGAGGCTCAATTTGAGCAGCTGACTGCTGAATTTATGTGA
- a CDS encoding VOC family protein, whose product MALTSAFTSFNLPVKNVEQSKTFFTGLGFELNPQFPENENSVAIVIGDNQQVMLINQAFFNTLTEKESVDTSKYAQMTIALAFESREKVDEIVNTAVSLGGKLHADPEDHGFMYHWGFVDLDGHLWAINYMNMDAAQG is encoded by the coding sequence ATGGCATTAACGTCCGCATTCACGAGTTTCAACCTGCCTGTAAAAAACGTAGAACAATCGAAAACGTTCTTCACCGGACTCGGATTCGAGCTCAACCCGCAATTCCCTGAGAACGAGAATTCGGTAGCCATCGTGATCGGCGACAACCAGCAGGTCATGCTGATCAATCAAGCATTCTTTAATACGCTCACTGAGAAGGAATCCGTCGATACGAGCAAGTATGCGCAGATGACGATCGCATTGGCCTTCGAGAGCCGGGAAAAGGTCGATGAAATCGTGAATACCGCGGTCTCCTTGGGCGGGAAATTACACGCTGATCCTGAAGATCATGGGTTCATGTATCATTGGGGCTTCGTGGACTTGGACGGCCATCTGTGGGCCATTAACTATATGAACATGGATGCGGCACAAGGCTAA
- the tdh gene encoding L-threonine 3-dehydrogenase: protein MNGKMKALIKHHEGYGAQLQMVDIPAIKENEVLIKVKATSICGTDVHIYTWDQWSQSRVKPPYVFGHEFSGEVIEVGSKVTSVVLGDHVSAETHLVCGQCPQCLTGNAHICKETKIIGVDTNGCFAEYVALPASNLWKNPKDMPWDVASIQEPMGNAVHTVLSGDVAGKTVAIIGCGPIGIMAAGVAKAAGASQVIALDLNNYRLELAAAMGATTAINSGETDPLQKILELTNGNGVDVVCEMSGHPVAMDQGFKMVTNGGRVSILSLPVQPVQIDVTNDIVFKGITVKGITGRKMYETWQQVSSLLKSGQVNVEPMITHHLKLEEFEEGFELMIQGKCGKVVLNP from the coding sequence ATGAATGGAAAAATGAAAGCGCTTATTAAACACCATGAAGGCTATGGAGCACAGCTGCAAATGGTGGATATTCCAGCAATAAAAGAAAACGAAGTTCTGATAAAAGTAAAAGCGACTTCAATCTGCGGAACCGATGTTCACATTTATACATGGGATCAGTGGTCGCAAAGCCGGGTAAAACCGCCTTATGTTTTTGGCCATGAATTTTCCGGTGAAGTTATTGAGGTGGGCAGCAAGGTGACGAGTGTGGTTCTTGGTGACCACGTATCTGCTGAAACGCATTTAGTATGCGGCCAATGTCCGCAGTGTTTAACTGGAAATGCTCACATATGCAAAGAAACAAAGATTATCGGAGTGGATACGAATGGCTGTTTCGCAGAATACGTGGCCCTTCCAGCCTCCAATCTTTGGAAAAACCCGAAGGACATGCCTTGGGATGTCGCATCCATCCAGGAGCCGATGGGCAATGCGGTCCACACTGTTCTTTCTGGCGATGTAGCTGGCAAAACCGTTGCCATTATCGGATGCGGACCAATTGGCATTATGGCAGCAGGCGTTGCAAAAGCTGCTGGAGCATCACAGGTCATTGCGTTAGATCTAAACAACTACCGTCTCGAGCTCGCTGCTGCAATGGGAGCGACGACTGCCATTAATTCAGGGGAAACCGATCCTTTGCAAAAAATTCTTGAGCTGACGAACGGCAATGGAGTGGATGTGGTCTGCGAAATGTCGGGTCATCCTGTTGCGATGGATCAAGGCTTTAAAATGGTTACGAACGGAGGACGCGTTTCCATCTTAAGTTTGCCTGTACAGCCTGTGCAGATTGATGTAACGAATGATATTGTATTTAAGGGAATAACGGTCAAAGGTATCACAGGACGTAAAATGTACGAAACATGGCAGCAGGTTTCAAGCCTGCTGAAATCCGGGCAGGTAAATGTGGAGCCGATGATTACTCATCATCTGAAGCTTGAGGAATTTGAAGAAGGCTTTGAACTGATGATCCAGGGGAAATGCGGGAAAGTCGTATTGAATCCATAA
- a CDS encoding glycine C-acetyltransferase, producing MKGFEYLQAELDQMKEQGTFRKLIPLQSEQGSKVVIDGREVIQLSSNNYLGLTSHPRLRKAAIEATEKYGAGTGSVRTIAGTFSMHEELERKLAAFKHTEASLVFQSGFTTNQGVLSSILTGEDVVISDALNHASIIDGIRLTKAARNVYKHVDMEDLERALKESADYRVRLIVTDGVFSMDGNIAPLPQIVELAEKYDALIMVDDAHASGVLGENGRGTVNHFGLDGRVHIQVGTLSKAIGVLGGYVASTQTLIDYLIHKGRPFLFSTSHPPAVTAACIEAINVLLEEPELIEKLWDNATFFKDGLTKLGFDTGKSETPVTPVIVGDEKKCHQFSDKLLEYGVFAQGIAFPTVSKGQARVRTIVTAQHSKEELQEALNLFEKAAKELNIL from the coding sequence ATGAAAGGTTTTGAATATTTGCAAGCAGAACTTGATCAAATGAAAGAACAGGGAACATTCCGTAAACTCATTCCGCTCCAATCGGAGCAGGGCTCAAAAGTAGTTATTGACGGCAGGGAAGTGATTCAGCTTTCATCCAACAACTACCTTGGTCTTACCTCCCATCCAAGGCTTCGTAAAGCAGCCATTGAAGCCACTGAAAAATACGGGGCTGGCACAGGCTCCGTCCGGACCATTGCCGGTACGTTTTCCATGCATGAAGAGCTGGAGAGAAAACTTGCAGCATTTAAGCATACAGAAGCCTCACTTGTTTTCCAATCCGGGTTTACGACGAACCAAGGTGTGCTGTCATCCATCCTAACAGGTGAAGATGTTGTCATTTCGGACGCTTTAAACCACGCATCCATTATAGACGGAATCCGCCTGACAAAAGCAGCCCGCAATGTATACAAGCATGTCGATATGGAGGATCTTGAGCGTGCACTAAAAGAATCTGCGGATTACCGTGTCCGTCTCATTGTAACGGACGGTGTATTCTCGATGGACGGCAATATTGCTCCGCTTCCTCAAATCGTTGAACTCGCAGAAAAATATGATGCGCTGATCATGGTTGATGACGCACATGCTTCAGGTGTTCTTGGAGAGAATGGGAGAGGAACCGTTAATCATTTTGGTCTGGATGGCCGTGTTCACATTCAGGTTGGAACATTAAGTAAAGCGATCGGAGTGCTTGGAGGCTACGTAGCCAGTACACAAACACTGATTGACTACCTCATCCATAAAGGCCGTCCGTTTTTATTCAGTACATCGCATCCTCCTGCTGTGACAGCAGCCTGCATCGAAGCGATCAATGTGCTTCTAGAAGAACCGGAACTCATTGAAAAGCTTTGGGATAATGCAACGTTCTTTAAAGATGGATTAACGAAACTCGGCTTTGACACAGGCAAAAGCGAAACACCGGTTACTCCTGTAATTGTTGGAGACGAAAAGAAATGTCATCAGTTTTCTGATAAGCTGCTTGAATACGGTGTATTTGCACAGGGTATCGCCTTTCCGACCGTTTCAAAAGGCCAAGCCCGCGTAAGGACAATCGTAACGGCTCAGCATTCAAAGGAAGAGCTTCAGGAAGCTTTGAATCTCTTTGAAAAAGCGGCAAAAGAATTGAACATTCTTTAA
- the miaB gene encoding tRNA (N6-isopentenyl adenosine(37)-C2)-methylthiotransferase MiaB: MNEKQREENNQVTPETNKTEKDYSKYFQAVYMPPSLKDAKKRGKEDIQYKNDFSISEEFRGMGSGKKFYIRTYGCQMNEHDTEVMAGIFTALGYEATNSTEDADVILLNTCAIRENAENKVFGEIGHLKPLKLNKPGLLVGVCGCMSQEESVVNKILQKHPHIDMIFGTHNIHRLPHILKEAYMSKEMVIEVWSKEGDVIENLPRVRKGAIKGWVNIMYGCDKFCTYCIVPYTRGKERSRRPEEIIQEVRQLAAQGYKEITLLGQNVNAYGKDFSDLDYGLGDLMDELHKIDIPRIRFTTSHPRDFDDRLIEVLAKGGNLLDHIHLPIQSGSSDVLKLMARKYSREHYIELVKKIKTAMPNATLTTDIIVGFPNETEEQFEETLSIYREIQFDAAYTYIYSPREGTPAAKMQDNVPMRVKKDRLQRLNSLVNEISAKKMQEYEGHVVEVLVEGESKNNPDVLAGYTEKSKLVNFRGPREIIGQIVKVKVTKAKTWSLDGEMAEEAIEVNGR, translated from the coding sequence ATGAATGAAAAACAGCGTGAAGAAAATAACCAGGTTACGCCTGAAACGAACAAAACTGAAAAAGACTACAGCAAATATTTTCAAGCGGTCTATATGCCACCTTCCTTAAAGGATGCAAAAAAACGGGGCAAAGAAGACATTCAATATAAAAATGATTTTTCGATCTCAGAGGAATTCAGAGGGATGGGAAGCGGAAAGAAATTTTATATCCGTACATACGGCTGCCAAATGAATGAACATGATACAGAAGTGATGGCGGGTATTTTTACTGCACTCGGATATGAAGCGACAAATTCCACTGAGGATGCGGATGTTATTCTCTTGAATACTTGCGCTATCCGTGAAAATGCTGAAAATAAAGTGTTCGGTGAAATCGGTCATCTAAAACCATTAAAACTTAACAAGCCTGGTCTGCTCGTTGGAGTATGCGGATGCATGTCCCAAGAGGAGTCCGTTGTTAATAAAATACTGCAAAAGCATCCTCATATCGATATGATCTTTGGAACGCATAACATCCACCGTCTTCCTCACATCCTGAAGGAAGCATATATGTCCAAAGAAATGGTCATTGAGGTTTGGTCTAAAGAAGGAGATGTAATTGAAAACCTTCCGCGAGTCAGGAAAGGTGCCATTAAGGGATGGGTAAACATTATGTACGGCTGTGATAAGTTCTGCACGTACTGTATCGTTCCCTATACGCGCGGAAAAGAACGAAGCCGCCGTCCTGAGGAAATTATCCAGGAAGTTCGCCAGCTTGCAGCACAGGGTTATAAAGAAATTACACTCCTTGGACAGAATGTCAATGCATATGGCAAAGACTTTTCGGACCTGGATTACGGGCTGGGAGATTTAATGGATGAACTTCATAAAATCGATATCCCAAGAATCCGCTTTACAACAAGCCATCCGCGTGACTTTGATGACAGGCTGATTGAAGTTCTTGCAAAAGGCGGAAATCTTCTCGATCATATTCATTTGCCGATCCAGTCAGGAAGCTCAGATGTGCTGAAGCTCATGGCCCGCAAATACTCTCGCGAACATTATATCGAGCTTGTGAAAAAGATAAAAACAGCGATGCCAAATGCAACTTTAACAACAGACATCATTGTCGGTTTTCCAAATGAAACTGAGGAACAATTTGAAGAAACGCTGTCCATCTATAGAGAAATCCAGTTTGATGCGGCCTACACCTATATTTATTCTCCGCGCGAAGGCACACCTGCTGCCAAGATGCAGGATAATGTCCCGATGCGTGTTAAAAAAGACCGTCTTCAGCGTCTGAATAGCCTAGTAAATGAAATTTCTGCCAAGAAAATGCAGGAATATGAAGGGCATGTTGTCGAAGTATTAGTTGAGGGGGAAAGCAAAAATAACCCTGATGTATTAGCCGGCTACACAGAAAAAAGCAAGCTCGTCAACTTCCGGGGACCTAGAGAAATTATTGGCCAAATCGTAAAAGTAAAAGTTACGAAAGCCAAAACATGGTCGCTGGACGGTGAGATGGCAGAAGAAGCTATAGAGGTGAACGGAAGATGA